The proteins below are encoded in one region of Oncorhynchus masou masou isolate Uvic2021 chromosome 15, UVic_Omas_1.1, whole genome shotgun sequence:
- the lin7b gene encoding protein lin-7 homolog B has product MMSSYYHSGKETDMATMTEPLCLERDVCRVIELLDRLQRSGELPPPKLQALQRVLQSKFCAAIREVYEQLYDTLDIVGGPEVRAQATAKATVAAFAASEGHAHPRVVELPKTEEGLGFNIMGGKEQNSPIYISRVIPGGVADRQGGLKRGDQLLSVNGVSVEGEHHEKAVELLKAAQGSVKLVVRYTPKVLEEMEARFEKMRSARRRQQHTSYSSLESRG; this is encoded by the exons ATGATGTCATCATATTATCATTCGGGAAAGGAAACAGACATGGCGACGATGACCGAGCCGCTCTGTCTAGAAAGAG ATGTGTGCAGGGTGATAGAGCTGCTGGACCGGCTGCAGAGAAGCGGTGAGCTGCCTCCTCCCAAACTCCAGGCCCTGCAGAGAGTCCTGCAGAGCAAGTTCTGTGCTGCCATCAGGGAG GTGTATGAACAACTATATGACACTCTTGACATTGTGGGAGGGCCTGAGGTTCGTGCCCAGGCAACTGCCAAG GCCACAGTGGCTGCATTTGCAGCCAGCGAGGGACATGCCCACCCACGGGTGGTGGAGCTGCCCAAGACAGAGGAAGGCCTGGGATTCAACATCATGGGGGGAAAGGAGCAGAACTCCCCAATCTATATCTCCAGGGTCATCCCCGGGGGGGTGGCAGACCGGCAGGGGGGGCTGAAGAGGGGCGACCAACTGCTCTCTGTCAATGGAGTG AGTGTGGAGGGGGAGCACCACGAGAAGGCAGTGGAGCTGCTGAAGGCTGCCCAGGGCTCAGTGAAACTAGTGGTCAGGTACACGCCTAAGGTGCTGGAGGAGATGGAGGCCCGCTTTGAGAAGATGAGGAGCGCCAGAAGACGCCAGCAGCACACAAGCTACTC GTCTCTGGAGTCCCGAGGCTAG